A window of the Arenibacter algicola genome harbors these coding sequences:
- a CDS encoding glycoside hydrolase family 15 protein: MDNLDYGIIGNCRSAALISKKGSLDWCCLPEFDSSSIFAKILDDEIGGSFEILVDDTYTIEQKYIPLTAILVTKFSDGENSFEIQDFMPRYYKPSGGYNAPPEIIRYIKHLSGKPVFKVLYNPKLEYAMGKTNTYVKESFIASLTHEVKFDTFFLYTSFNKEDIISQEEIVLESDGYFLLGYNEKILEPTLERVYLELERTKVYWLNWSSKTPTYKKYDAEIKRSALTLKMLSYDKSGAVLAAATTSLPETIGEVRNWDYRFCWIRDASMVIKVVGQLGHKNIAKRYLQFIIDLIPDKDEKLQIMYGINKEKKLTEETLDHLKGYKGSKPVRIGNAAYKQRQNDIYGILMDVIYTQLEKFDTEIENGEELWGITKGIVWIVNKHWQEADKGIWEFRTEDRHFTFSKILCWTAIDRAIKVAELFGKKRKVDKWRTLEKQIREDIHQHAWNEEKQAFTQSYGSPHLDASVLLMESYGFIDPKDPKYVSTVLAIEKELCNDGLLYRYKNEDDFGLPSSSFTICTFWFINSLFKIGHEKKAMKHFDQLLSYSNHLGLFSEDIDFKTKRLLGNFPQAYSHLALIECAMNFSKKHSEMEILESLQDHDK, encoded by the coding sequence ATGGATAATTTAGACTACGGTATAATAGGGAATTGTAGAAGTGCTGCATTGATTTCTAAGAAGGGTTCTTTAGACTGGTGCTGTTTACCAGAGTTTGATTCCTCCTCCATTTTTGCAAAAATTTTAGATGATGAAATAGGAGGTAGCTTTGAAATCCTTGTAGATGACACTTATACCATAGAACAAAAATATATTCCCCTTACTGCAATCTTGGTCACTAAATTTTCCGATGGTGAAAATAGTTTTGAAATACAGGATTTTATGCCGCGTTATTACAAACCAAGCGGGGGATACAATGCACCACCGGAAATTATAAGATATATAAAACACCTTTCCGGCAAACCCGTATTCAAGGTTTTGTACAATCCCAAATTGGAGTATGCCATGGGGAAAACAAATACCTATGTGAAAGAAAGTTTTATTGCCAGTTTAACCCATGAAGTAAAATTTGACACTTTTTTTCTCTACACTTCCTTCAACAAGGAAGATATCATTTCGCAAGAAGAAATAGTTCTGGAAAGCGATGGGTATTTTCTCTTGGGCTACAATGAAAAGATATTGGAACCAACCTTGGAAAGGGTCTATTTGGAACTGGAGCGCACCAAGGTATACTGGTTGAATTGGTCCAGTAAGACACCCACTTATAAGAAATATGATGCCGAGATAAAAAGAAGTGCCCTAACCCTAAAGATGTTGAGTTATGACAAGTCGGGGGCAGTTCTTGCCGCTGCAACCACCTCGCTCCCTGAAACCATAGGGGAGGTCAGAAATTGGGACTATCGCTTTTGTTGGATACGGGATGCTTCCATGGTTATCAAGGTCGTGGGCCAATTAGGACATAAGAATATAGCCAAACGATATTTACAATTTATTATCGACCTCATCCCCGATAAGGATGAGAAATTACAGATCATGTACGGCATCAACAAAGAAAAAAAGTTGACCGAGGAAACTTTGGACCATTTAAAAGGGTACAAGGGTTCCAAACCAGTAAGAATAGGAAATGCCGCATATAAACAGCGACAGAACGATATTTATGGTATCCTAATGGACGTCATATATACCCAATTGGAAAAATTTGACACGGAAATAGAAAATGGGGAAGAGCTATGGGGAATTACCAAAGGTATTGTTTGGATCGTAAATAAGCATTGGCAAGAGGCCGATAAGGGAATATGGGAATTCCGTACGGAAGATAGGCATTTTACGTTTTCAAAAATTCTGTGCTGGACAGCCATCGATAGGGCGATTAAAGTAGCCGAACTTTTTGGTAAAAAGCGAAAAGTGGATAAATGGCGTACTTTGGAAAAACAGATCAGGGAGGATATCCATCAGCACGCGTGGAACGAAGAAAAACAGGCATTTACACAATCTTATGGGTCGCCGCATTTGGACGCCTCGGTCTTATTGATGGAATCCTACGGCTTCATTGACCCCAAAGACCCTAAATATGTAAGCACGGTACTGGCCATTGAAAAAGAACTTTGCAATGACGGATTGCTATATAGGTATAAAAATGAGGATGACTTTGGACTGCCCTCCTCATCCTTTACCATTTGTACCTTTTGGTTCATCAATAGCCTGTTTAAGATAGGCCACGAAAAGAAGGCCATGAAACATTTTGACCAACTGTTAAGCTATAGCAATCATTTGGGTTTATTTAGTGAGGATATCGATTTTAAGACTAAAAGGTTGCTAGGAAACTTCCCGCAGGCTTATTCGCACTTGGCCCTGATAGAATGTGCCATGAATTTCTCCAAAAAACACAGTGAAATGGAAATTTTGGAATCCCTTCAGGACCACGACAAGTAA
- a CDS encoding TIGR02757 family protein: protein MTQDELKEFLDAKVEEYNRPDFLSTDPIRIPHGFTKKEDIEISGFLTATIAWGNRKSIINNSERMMELLENSPFDFVMNHQKRDLEKLQGFVHRTFNGEDLRYFIRSLNNIYKEHGGLENVFALKGDITSLQMSISQFKTIFFELDHLARTTKHVSDPQKGSAAKRINMFLRWMVRNNSSGVDFGIWDKISPSQLSCPLDVHSGNVARKLGLIQRKQNDGKALAELDANLRKLDPHDPVKYDFALFGLGVFEKF, encoded by the coding sequence ATGACGCAGGATGAGTTAAAAGAATTTTTGGATGCCAAGGTAGAAGAGTATAATCGCCCGGATTTTTTATCTACAGACCCAATCCGGATACCTCATGGATTTACAAAAAAGGAAGATATAGAGATCAGTGGATTCTTAACCGCTACAATTGCTTGGGGCAATAGAAAAAGTATCATCAACAATTCGGAGCGAATGATGGAACTGTTGGAGAATTCCCCTTTCGACTTTGTAATGAACCATCAAAAGAGGGATCTGGAAAAACTTCAAGGGTTTGTACATAGGACTTTTAATGGGGAAGACCTAAGGTATTTTATACGCAGTCTAAACAATATTTATAAGGAACATGGTGGATTGGAAAACGTATTCGCCTTGAAGGGGGATATAACTTCCCTGCAAATGTCTATTTCCCAATTCAAGACTATATTCTTTGAGTTGGACCATCTGGCTAGAACCACAAAACATGTTTCCGACCCTCAAAAGGGATCTGCGGCCAAACGAATCAACATGTTCTTGCGCTGGATGGTAAGAAATAACAGCAGCGGCGTGGATTTTGGTATCTGGGATAAGATTTCGCCTTCGCAATTGTCTTGTCCATTGGATGTTCATTCGGGCAATGTGGCACGCAAATTGGGACTAATCCAACGCAAACAGAACGACGGCAAGGCCTTGGCGGAATTGGATGCCAATCTCAGAAAATTGGATCCCCATGATCCGGTAAAGTACGATTTTGCTTTATTTGGTCTGGGTGTTTTTGAGAAATTTTAA
- a CDS encoding CPBP family intramembrane glutamic endopeptidase, with the protein MKFTKAPAYRRLDHAPNPLKLKIVLALLQWGIIIGITVGIFNQWLIGLLKIDLGEHAIETFLQNYSIVPLFLMAVIIAPAVEEILFRGPLIWFKNKKYFKYCFYASVLLFAAVHMTNFEMTREVYYIAPLLVAPQLILGVFLGYVRVKLGLQWSICLHAMYNGILVIPILLYKLLNFPLE; encoded by the coding sequence TTGAAATTTACAAAAGCTCCTGCTTATAGACGCTTGGACCATGCCCCTAATCCCTTAAAATTAAAGATTGTTTTGGCTCTATTGCAATGGGGTATTATAATTGGTATAACTGTCGGTATATTTAACCAATGGTTGATAGGGCTTTTGAAAATTGATCTTGGAGAACATGCCATTGAAACGTTTCTACAGAACTATTCCATTGTTCCACTTTTCCTTATGGCAGTAATTATTGCTCCGGCAGTCGAAGAAATTTTGTTTCGCGGCCCGTTGATCTGGTTCAAGAATAAGAAATATTTCAAATATTGTTTTTATGCTTCTGTTTTATTATTTGCGGCTGTGCATATGACCAATTTTGAAATGACAAGGGAAGTATATTATATTGCACCGCTCTTAGTGGCGCCACAATTGATCTTGGGCGTATTTTTGGGGTATGTTCGTGTTAAATTGGGACTACAGTGGTCTATTTGTTTGCACGCCATGTATAATGGTATACTGGTTATCCCCATACTTCTTTACAAATTATTAAATTTCCCTTTGGAATGA
- a CDS encoding ABC transporter ATP-binding protein — MIKATNINKFYGNLQVLKGVDLHIKKGEVVSIVGPSGAGKTTLLQILGTLDTLSNKNDSSLLINDEDVTKLSDKAMAKFRNSHIGFIFQFHQLLPEFTALENVCIPAFIKGTKKEKAELRAIELLEFLGLSHRLQHKPNELSGGEQQRVAVARALVNNPSVIFADEPSGNLDSESADNLHKLFFDLRDAFGQTFVIVTHNEELANMADRKLTMVDGSITQ; from the coding sequence ATGATCAAGGCTACAAATATCAATAAATTTTACGGCAATCTTCAGGTGCTCAAAGGAGTTGATTTGCACATAAAAAAAGGAGAAGTGGTGTCTATTGTAGGCCCTTCTGGAGCAGGTAAGACTACCCTCTTGCAAATACTGGGCACTTTGGATACCTTAAGTAATAAGAATGACAGCAGCTTGTTAATTAATGATGAAGACGTAACTAAATTATCGGATAAGGCTATGGCCAAATTTCGAAATAGCCATATTGGCTTTATTTTTCAATTTCATCAGTTATTACCGGAGTTCACGGCCTTGGAAAATGTATGTATCCCGGCATTTATTAAGGGAACAAAAAAGGAAAAGGCAGAATTAAGGGCTATAGAACTGTTGGAGTTTCTGGGTCTTTCCCATAGGTTACAGCACAAACCCAATGAACTTTCGGGCGGCGAGCAACAGCGGGTGGCAGTAGCAAGGGCTTTGGTGAACAACCCTTCCGTAATTTTTGCGGACGAACCCAGTGGAAATCTGGATTCGGAAAGTGCTGATAATCTTCATAAATTGTTCTTTGATCTTCGGGATGCCTTTGGGCAAACTTTTGTTATTGTAACCCATAATGAGGAACTTGCCAATATGGCCGATAGAAAACTGACTATGGTGGATGGATCCATTACGCAATGA
- the folE gene encoding GTP cyclohydrolase I FolE, translated as MTQYRNLEEYNLEITDEVKSRYSSIINEIGEDLNRDGLVKTPERAAKAMLFLTQGYKQDAVEILKGAMFKESYDEMVIIKDIEVYSLCEHHMLPFFGKAHIAYIPNGHIVGLSKIPRVVDVFARRLQVQERLTNDILECINNTLKPQGVAVVIEASHMCMMMRGVQKQNSVTTTSGFRGQFEKIETRNEFLKLISSKLS; from the coding sequence ATGACACAATATAGAAATTTGGAAGAATATAACTTGGAAATTACCGACGAGGTCAAATCCAGATACTCATCTATTATCAATGAAATAGGGGAGGACCTCAATAGGGACGGTCTAGTAAAAACTCCGGAGAGAGCGGCAAAGGCCATGCTTTTTTTAACCCAAGGTTACAAGCAGGATGCCGTAGAAATTCTAAAAGGAGCTATGTTCAAGGAATCTTATGATGAAATGGTAATCATAAAAGATATTGAGGTATATTCCTTGTGCGAACACCATATGCTACCATTTTTTGGCAAAGCTCATATAGCCTATATTCCTAACGGCCATATCGTTGGCCTAAGCAAAATACCCAGGGTGGTAGATGTTTTTGCAAGACGATTACAGGTGCAGGAGAGGCTCACCAATGATATCCTGGAGTGTATTAACAACACTTTAAAACCACAAGGTGTAGCTGTGGTCATAGAGGCCTCACATATGTGCATGATGATGAGGGGGGTCCAAAAACAAAATTCAGTAACTACTACTTCTGGTTTTAGGGGGCAGTTTGAGAAAATAGAGACGCGGAACGAATTTTTGAAATTGATAAGTTCAAAATTATCTTAG
- a CDS encoding sulfite oxidase — MKRRNFVKKTGLGSLAGILGLDIVYGANIPENYTLLGLQDPDPFQMFNKDKEMVVLNSKPWNMEAVAHLLDDRITPNKYMFIRNNGLVPENIDAKEWTITFDGESIKEKKTFTLDELKTRFPHHTYQLTLECGGNGRSEFDPPAKGNQWTIGAVGCATWTGVRLKDVLKDVIIKDDAVYIGYHAADQHLSRDPNKEPISRGVPISKAMMAETLLAFKMNGEDIPLVHGYPLRLVCGGWPASTSGKWVNRISVRNIVHDGEKMTGTSYKVPCNPVAPGEEVKDEDMCIIESMPVKSLITYPKSGAMIPKGKKLNIRGHAWAGELEISKVSYSIDFGATWSECLLEKPANRLAWQHFKASIGFPKSGYYEVWARATDANGVSQPMLLPGWNPKGYLNNACHRIAVKVS; from the coding sequence ATGAAAAGAAGAAATTTTGTCAAAAAAACCGGCTTAGGTTCTTTGGCAGGAATACTGGGTCTGGATATTGTATATGGAGCTAATATTCCTGAAAACTATACCCTATTGGGGCTTCAGGATCCAGATCCATTTCAAATGTTCAATAAGGATAAGGAAATGGTAGTCCTGAACAGCAAACCGTGGAATATGGAGGCGGTTGCCCATTTGTTGGACGATAGGATTACTCCCAATAAATATATGTTTATCCGTAACAACGGACTTGTTCCGGAAAATATTGATGCAAAGGAATGGACCATAACTTTTGATGGTGAATCTATAAAAGAAAAGAAAACCTTCACCTTGGATGAACTTAAAACAAGATTTCCCCATCACACCTATCAACTTACATTAGAATGCGGAGGCAATGGCAGGAGCGAATTCGACCCGCCTGCTAAGGGAAACCAATGGACAATAGGGGCTGTAGGTTGCGCCACATGGACAGGGGTTCGTTTAAAGGATGTGCTCAAAGATGTTATAATAAAGGATGATGCCGTGTATATAGGTTATCATGCAGCAGACCAACACCTAAGTAGGGACCCCAACAAAGAACCTATTTCAAGGGGAGTTCCCATTTCCAAGGCCATGATGGCTGAAACCCTGTTGGCCTTTAAAATGAACGGAGAGGATATTCCTTTGGTACATGGGTATCCCTTGCGTTTGGTATGTGGGGGATGGCCCGCCTCTACATCAGGAAAATGGGTCAATAGAATCAGCGTTCGAAATATAGTCCATGATGGGGAAAAAATGACGGGAACCTCTTATAAGGTGCCCTGTAATCCGGTTGCCCCGGGTGAAGAAGTTAAGGATGAAGACATGTGCATTATAGAATCCATGCCCGTGAAATCCTTGATAACCTACCCTAAATCCGGAGCCATGATCCCCAAGGGAAAGAAGCTTAATATTAGGGGGCATGCTTGGGCCGGGGAATTGGAAATTTCCAAGGTTTCCTATTCCATCGACTTTGGAGCTACCTGGTCCGAATGCTTGTTGGAAAAACCTGCAAACCGTCTAGCTTGGCAGCATTTTAAGGCAAGTATAGGTTTTCCAAAATCAGGATATTATGAAGTTTGGGCCCGGGCCACAGATGCCAATGGTGTAAGCCAGCCCATGTTGTTGCCAGGATGGAACCCCAAAGGATACTTGAACAATGCATGCCATAGAATTGCCGTAAAAGTTAGTTAA
- a CDS encoding sterol desaturase family protein, with the protein MEKYFEGFINAIVGTANWTWKSIIFEVPWYMNYFWGLIIISLVVWMLEILFPWRKDQSIFRRDFWLDGFYMFFNFFLFAIAISGFYKLLGLLFSDLGIKQSSLALIDMSQFPSWLQLLIFFLILDFVQWFTHILLHKYSFLWKFHQIHHSVKEMGFAAHLRYHWMENVFYKPLKTFGVMILGGFEPEQAYIVHFFAIAIGHFNHANIKITWGPLKYFLNNPVMHLYHHAHDLPDGKYGVNFGISLSLWDYIFKTDYIPEDSGSIELGFEGDEKIPNSFWKQITYGLRKPKP; encoded by the coding sequence GTGGAAAAATATTTTGAAGGTTTCATCAATGCGATTGTAGGAACTGCGAATTGGACTTGGAAATCCATAATATTCGAGGTTCCGTGGTATATGAATTATTTTTGGGGGCTGATAATTATTTCGCTAGTGGTTTGGATGCTGGAAATTTTATTTCCTTGGCGCAAGGATCAATCCATTTTTAGAAGGGATTTTTGGTTGGATGGTTTTTATATGTTTTTCAATTTTTTCCTTTTCGCCATTGCCATAAGTGGCTTCTACAAGTTATTGGGCCTACTTTTTAGCGATTTGGGAATAAAACAAAGTAGTCTAGCCCTTATTGATATGTCACAATTTCCCAGTTGGCTTCAATTATTGATCTTTTTTCTTATTTTGGATTTTGTACAATGGTTTACCCATATTTTACTTCACAAGTATTCATTTTTATGGAAATTCCATCAAATACACCACAGTGTAAAAGAGATGGGATTTGCAGCACATCTCAGGTATCATTGGATGGAAAATGTATTCTATAAACCTTTAAAAACTTTTGGAGTAATGATCTTGGGCGGTTTTGAACCCGAACAGGCCTATATTGTCCATTTCTTTGCCATAGCCATAGGACATTTCAACCATGCCAATATTAAAATTACCTGGGGCCCTTTGAAGTACTTTTTAAACAACCCGGTAATGCATCTATATCATCATGCCCATGATTTACCAGATGGAAAATATGGGGTTAATTTTGGAATCAGCCTCAGTCTGTGGGATTATATTTTTAAAACCGATTATATCCCCGAGGATAGTGGCTCTATTGAACTGGGATTTGAAGGTGATGAAAAAATACCAAATTCCTTTTGGAAACAAATAACCTACGGCCTAAGAAAACCTAAACCGTAG
- a CDS encoding TonB-dependent receptor gives MKNVILSMLCILTYISANSQNSLSGKIINKENQEGLEQVTIYFPQLEKGGITDSEGKYIIEALPTGTYKIVASYLGFQTFSGNITIEKGSNTLDISLSPSAIEMEEVIVSTPFHKLQRENVMKVEYAKLSTLKTQGAPTLVEGIGTIPGVDVVSTGVGIGKPVIRGLTSNRVLVYTQGIRLENQQFGAEHGLGVNEAGIESVEVIKGPASLLYGSDAMGGVLYLNPEKFAASNSTEGDINFNYNSNTQGVSSGAGIRTSGERFKYLLRLASNNHVDYLGGDDNRVTNSRFNEKDLKAGFGYQATSFKSELRYNYNQSNLGIPEEVGLQTTSRTPDLPYQKLDNHILSSNTKIFFNNSNLDITLGYIGNNRKEFEDHHHDEEGEEEHEEEHEEEGDEEAALDMKLNTFNYNLLYHLPKWDKFETVVGVQGIYQTNKNFGEEILIPDATTQDIGFLGTTHFHLNQNNDFQVGLRYDHRQIDGKAYGISGEDGYIAPLKRNFNSFNGAFGYKNNFSRQFTGRINVATGFRAPNLAELTSYGTHEGTNRFEIGNADLKNEQNLQVDLALEFQNEHYEFFINGFHNTIKDYIFIAPSGTFMDETPVYNYLQQDATLYGGEIGFHLHPHPYDWLHIESSYQTVFGELQTGDPLPLIPANKLTNTLRVEFNNARGWWLRSNAFVSLNTTFKQGKVSIFETVTPGYSLLNAGLGGDIKFLKKSMNFTLSANNLLDKAYISHLSRLKSDNVLNMGRSVVVGLNILL, from the coding sequence ATGAAAAATGTAATTCTGTCAATGCTCTGCATTTTGACATATATATCTGCAAATTCACAAAATAGCCTTTCAGGAAAAATAATTAACAAAGAGAACCAGGAAGGCTTGGAACAGGTCACCATATATTTTCCGCAATTGGAAAAGGGCGGTATTACTGATAGTGAAGGGAAATATATTATTGAAGCTTTACCCACGGGGACCTATAAAATAGTGGCTTCCTATTTAGGTTTTCAAACATTTTCCGGAAATATCACCATAGAAAAAGGTAGTAATACCTTGGATATTTCCTTGTCCCCTAGTGCCATTGAAATGGAAGAAGTTATTGTATCTACCCCATTCCACAAATTACAACGTGAAAATGTAATGAAGGTTGAATATGCAAAGCTATCAACCCTTAAGACCCAGGGGGCCCCTACTCTTGTGGAAGGTATAGGGACCATTCCTGGTGTAGATGTAGTTTCCACGGGGGTGGGAATAGGTAAACCGGTAATCAGAGGGCTTACCTCTAACCGTGTACTGGTTTACACGCAGGGGATCCGGTTAGAGAACCAGCAGTTTGGGGCAGAACATGGTTTAGGAGTAAACGAAGCGGGAATAGAAAGTGTTGAGGTAATTAAGGGTCCTGCTTCCCTATTATATGGATCGGATGCCATGGGAGGAGTACTATATCTAAACCCGGAAAAATTTGCGGCGTCCAATAGCACGGAGGGAGATATAAACTTCAATTATAATAGCAATACCCAAGGTGTAAGCAGTGGAGCAGGAATTAGAACTTCAGGGGAAAGATTTAAATACCTTCTGCGTTTGGCAAGCAATAACCATGTAGATTATTTAGGTGGAGATGACAATAGGGTTACCAATTCCAGATTCAACGAAAAAGATTTAAAAGCGGGATTTGGTTATCAGGCAACCTCCTTTAAAAGTGAATTAAGGTATAATTACAACCAGTCCAATTTAGGGATTCCGGAAGAGGTAGGTCTGCAAACTACCTCAAGAACGCCGGATTTACCATATCAAAAATTGGACAACCATATTTTGAGTTCCAATACCAAAATATTTTTCAACAACTCCAATTTGGACATCACCTTGGGTTACATAGGAAATAACCGTAAGGAATTTGAAGACCACCATCACGATGAAGAAGGCGAAGAAGAGCATGAAGAAGAACATGAAGAGGAAGGGGATGAAGAAGCTGCCTTGGATATGAAGCTGAACACCTTTAATTACAACCTACTGTATCATCTCCCTAAATGGGACAAGTTCGAAACTGTTGTTGGCGTACAAGGGATTTATCAAACCAATAAAAATTTTGGGGAAGAGATTTTAATTCCGGATGCAACTACCCAGGATATAGGATTTTTGGGGACCACACATTTTCACCTCAATCAGAACAACGATTTTCAAGTGGGACTGCGCTATGACCATAGACAAATAGACGGAAAGGCCTATGGTATTAGCGGGGAAGACGGTTATATTGCCCCTTTAAAAAGAAACTTTAATAGCTTTAATGGTGCCTTTGGATATAAAAACAATTTTTCAAGGCAATTTACGGGCAGAATCAATGTTGCTACAGGGTTCCGAGCTCCCAATTTGGCAGAACTTACCTCCTATGGTACCCATGAGGGCACCAATAGATTTGAAATAGGAAATGCAGACCTCAAAAATGAACAAAACCTTCAAGTTGATCTGGCTTTGGAATTTCAAAATGAACATTATGAATTTTTTATCAATGGTTTTCACAACACTATAAAGGATTATATATTTATAGCACCCAGTGGAACCTTTATGGATGAAACTCCTGTTTACAACTATCTACAACAAGATGCCACCCTTTACGGCGGGGAAATTGGATTTCATTTGCACCCCCATCCGTACGACTGGCTGCATATAGAAAGTAGTTACCAAACGGTGTTCGGCGAATTACAGACCGGTGACCCCTTACCTTTGATACCTGCCAACAAATTGACCAATACTTTGAGGGTAGAGTTTAACAATGCTCGAGGCTGGTGGCTTCGGTCCAATGCATTTGTTTCCTTGAATACCACCTTTAAGCAGGGAAAAGTAAGCATTTTTGAAACAGTTACCCCTGGATACTCCCTTTTAAATGCCGGCTTAGGCGGGGATATTAAATTTCTTAAAAAATCCATGAATTTTACTCTTAGTGCCAATAACCTGTTGGATAAAGCATACATTTCCCATCTGTCCAGATTAAAAAGTGACAATGTTCTGAATATGGGAAGATCGGTTGTTGTTGGTCTAAACATTCTATTGTAG
- a CDS encoding DUF6787 family protein, translating to MKKLKQRWGVSSNLQLVIIFIVFSITGSSSVYAAKPFLDWIGLYRENFSPDFLWGGLIYLTFRILLIFPIYQFLLVIYGWLFGQFKFFWEFEKKMLSRMGLGFILK from the coding sequence ATGAAGAAATTAAAACAACGTTGGGGAGTAAGCTCCAATTTACAGCTCGTAATAATTTTTATAGTATTCTCCATTACTGGTTCATCCTCGGTTTATGCTGCAAAGCCATTTCTAGATTGGATCGGACTATATAGGGAGAATTTTTCCCCCGATTTTCTATGGGGAGGCCTTATTTATTTGACTTTCAGAATACTGCTCATTTTTCCCATTTATCAATTCCTTTTAGTTATTTATGGGTGGTTGTTCGGTCAGTTCAAATTCTTTTGGGAATTTGAGAAAAAGATGTTGAGCCGCATGGGCTTAGGGTTCATCCTTAAATAA
- a CDS encoding DUF6146 family protein, with protein sequence MKKIIFTIGVAILFVLSLANCSSTKQAISVTDEEKAAFSQTEGDTITIRDDKTEYEIIIIEPGFDFWLQSIARPEGYYSQSFLENRNRIMVIEWNQRVMQPYRYNTNLYELRIDYDPNIDYGYEVNYKLYNYFIYFQRKYNQRLGPFVPRV encoded by the coding sequence ATGAAAAAGATTATTTTTACCATAGGAGTTGCAATCCTTTTTGTTTTGTCCTTGGCCAATTGTAGCAGTACTAAGCAAGCAATTTCAGTTACGGACGAGGAGAAGGCCGCTTTTTCCCAAACAGAGGGAGACACTATAACTATTCGGGATGATAAAACTGAATATGAAATTATTATAATAGAACCGGGCTTCGATTTTTGGCTTCAAAGTATTGCCAGGCCCGAAGGTTACTATTCCCAATCCTTTCTGGAAAATAGGAATAGGATTATGGTTATAGAATGGAATCAGAGGGTAATGCAACCGTATAGATATAATACCAATCTTTATGAGCTCCGAATAGATTATGACCCTAATATAGATTATGGCTACGAGGTAAATTATAAATTATACAACTACTTTATTTATTTTCAACGCAAATACAATCAAAGATTGGGACCATTTGTTCCACGTGTATAA
- a CDS encoding DUF937 domain-containing protein, with protein MSGLLDLLSSPMGKQLISGVASQTGQPENKTADVLSMAMPLLLGAMKKNVSSPQGAEGLMNALSSKHDGGLLDNLGGLFGGGVDQSVINDGAGILGHVFGGKQANVENALSQKSGLDAGSVAQILKIAAPLVMAYLGKQKAQSNVNDANGLNSLLGSMLGGQPAQNQSLITTLLDADGDGSVLDDVAGMVMGTSKKKSGLGGLLGGLFGK; from the coding sequence ATGTCAGGATTATTGGATCTTTTAAGCAGCCCAATGGGCAAACAATTAATTAGCGGGGTTGCAAGTCAAACTGGTCAACCAGAAAACAAAACAGCAGATGTTTTGAGCATGGCTATGCCACTTTTATTGGGTGCCATGAAGAAGAATGTGTCTTCGCCACAAGGGGCTGAAGGTCTAATGAATGCCCTTTCTTCCAAACACGATGGCGGATTGTTGGATAATCTTGGCGGTCTATTCGGAGGAGGAGTTGATCAGTCCGTTATAAATGACGGAGCAGGTATTTTAGGCCATGTCTTTGGAGGAAAGCAAGCTAATGTTGAAAATGCTTTAAGTCAGAAATCGGGATTGGATGCAGGATCTGTTGCCCAAATCCTTAAAATAGCCGCACCTTTGGTAATGGCCTACTTGGGTAAACAAAAAGCACAGAGCAATGTAAATGATGCCAATGGACTAAATAGCTTATTGGGCAGTATGCTTGGTGGGCAACCAGCACAGAACCAGAGCTTGATTACAACTTTATTGGATGCTGATGGTGATGGAAGTGTATTGGACGATGTTGCCGGGATGGTCATGGGAACCAGCAAAAAGAAAAGTGGATTGGGAGGCTTGCTAGGCGGACTTTTTGGCAAATAA